The Oncorhynchus masou masou isolate Uvic2021 chromosome 8, UVic_Omas_1.1, whole genome shotgun sequence genome has a window encoding:
- the LOC135544250 gene encoding calpain-5-like, producing the protein MFSTATSYKNQHYSELKRKCLEDKELFEDPEFPVTNASLFYRKPPPGMVEWKRPHEISDGPHLFVEGISSHDLNQGLLGNCWFVAACSCLALKPDLWQKVIPDWKEQEWDSKHLENYAGIFHFQFWVFGEWVDVVVDDRLPSINGELIYCHSKVKNEFWSALLEKAYAKLSGCYESLDGGNTGDAVVDFSGAVAEAINLEAEAFHTDQGRMDKLFEDLFKVYDRDGIISCSIKASPSEIEARMACGLVKGHAYSVTSVKKVRLGHGLIAYFQNETIPLIRMRNPWGKIEWNGAWSDSSAEWEKVGSMERNKLGITVEDDGEFWMEFRDWCKYFTDADVCRLINTSLLTIDKTWNEVMILGSWTKNAEPLRNRCGGCMNHKHTFLQNPQYLFEVTKEVDEVLISLQQRDMKIHRRIGQGENLTIGFAVFKVELNRKYRMHDIITQLNVQTTTYINARTVFMRAMLPKGRYMIIPSTFKPETLGEFMLRVYTNVDSGCRELTEHQPRMTCWSKLTGYPVAVSQIYVHGAEGLENQDRTGGADPYVIVSCEGSSVRSTVKADTVNPVFDTRAIFYRKKPTKPITVEVWNSNAVKDQFLGQVVLTGSVKDSTNPQRLQLRKSGRAMADEMPGSITLRIVTSTELTDM; encoded by the exons ATGTTCTCCACGGCCACTTCATACAAGAACCAGCATTACTCTGAGCTGAAGAGGAAATGTCTGGAGGACAAAGAACTGTTTGAGGATCCAGAGTTTCCTGTCACCAACGCATCCCTGTTTTACAGGAAGCCACCTCCTGGTATGGTGGAGTGGAAGAGACCACAT GAGATCAGTGATGGGCCTCATCTGTTTGTGGAGGGCATCAGCTCCCATGACCTGAACCAGGGGCTTTTGGGTAACTGCTGGTTTGTGGCGGCATGCTCCTGCCTGGCACTGAAGCCAGACCTCTGGCAGAAG GTCATCCCTGACTGGAAGGAGCAGGAATGGGACTCCAAGCACCTGGAGAACTACGCTGGCATCTTCCACTTCCAGTTCTGGGTGTTTGGGGAGTGGGTGGACGTGGTAGTGGATGACCGCCTGCCCAGCATCAATGGAGAGCTCATTTACTGCCACTCCAAAGTCAAAAACGAGTTTTGGAGCGCCCTGCTTGAGAAAGCCTATGCCAA GCTCTCTGGCTGCTATGAGTCGCTGGACGGGGGCAACACTGGGGATGCGGTGGTGGATTTCAGTGGAGCTGTGGCAGAGGCCATTAACCTTGAGGCAGAAGCTTTCCACACAGACCAGGGGAGAATGGACAAACTGTTTGAGGACCTGTTCAAAGTCTACGACAGGGATGGAATAATCAGCTGCTCCATCAAG GCGTCTCCTTCTGAAATCGAGGCACGGATGGCGTGTGGGCTGGTGAAGGGCCATGCCTACTCAGTGACTTCAGTGAAGAAAGTACGATTGGGCCACGGGCTGATAGCCTACTTCCAGAACGAGACCATCCCCCTGATCCGCATGAGGAACCCCTGGGGAAAGATTGAGTGGAACGGAGCCTGGAGTGACAG TTCAGCGGAATGGGAAAAGGTTGGCAGCATGGAGAGGAATAAGCTTGGCATCACAGTGGAAGATGATGGGGAGTTCTG GATGGAGTTTAGAGACTGGTGTAAGTACTTCACAGATGCAGACGTTTGTCGTCTCATCAACACCTCCCTGCTCACCATTGACAAGACATGGAACGAAGTGATGATTTTGGGGAGTTGGACCAAGAATGCAGAACCTCTGCGCAACCGCTGTGGAGGCTGCATGAACCACAAACATACCTTCTTACAGAACCCCCAGTACCTGTTTGAGGTGACCAAGGAAGTGGATGAGGTTCTGATCTCCCTACAGCAGAGAGACATGAAGATCCACAGACGTATCGGCCAGGGAGAGAACCTCACCATCGGCTTCGCCGTCTTCAAG GTTGAACTGAATAGGAAATACCGCATGCATGACATCATCACCCAACTTAACGTGCAAACTACTACGTACATAAACGCCCGCACGGTGTTCATGAGGGCCATGCTCCCCAAGGGTCGCTACATGATCATCCCCTCCACCTTCAAACCTGAGACTCTGGGAGAGTTCATGCTGCGTGTTTACACTAACGTAGACTCAGGTTGCAG agagctGACAGAACACCAGCCCAGGATGACGTGTTGGAGTAAGCTGACTGGCTACCCTGTTGCCGTGTCCCAGATCTATGTCCACGGAGCAGAGGGGCTGGAGAACCAGGACCGCACAGGAG GCGCGGATCCATATGTGATTGTATCCTGTGAGGGCTCCTCAGTCCGGTCAACAGTCAAGGCAGACACCGTGAACCCGGTGTTTGATACCAGAGCCATCTTCTACAGGAAGAAGCCCACAAAGCCAATCACTGTGGAG GTGTGGAACAGTAATGCTGTGAAGGACCAGTTCCTGGGCCAGGTGGTTCTGACAGGCTCAGTGAAGGACTCCACCAACCCCCAGAGGCTCCAGTTGAGGAAGAGTGGCAGAGCCATGGCCGACGAGATGCCTGGCTCCATCACCCTCCGTATCGTCACCTCCACCGAGCTCACAGACATGTGA